From Amphritea atlantica, a single genomic window includes:
- a CDS encoding tryptophan 7-halogenase translates to MNSSTHNKTAHIVVLGGGPAGGATALGLKTLGYDVTVIAEPRPFKAVEGVSERVVEGLRNAGFKQALANLPQPSPRLASWNGATNSANTEMLINRNELDQGIGRDLQAAGVHLVHSRVGKVSETDEGFSVELKGSDVAQLNADFLVEARGRSAPAAGLERLRGSETVSLLQYWQGEPCQPQSAAESFEDGWAWMAAWSDGTRYLQLTFDVASADLPDKAQLIDHCNAILRNLPSAQSFIANAEPTGVIHARTSTPILCREAVGDNWIRVGDAAMAVDPLSGNGIFQALSSALQAPAVINTLLQHPDKRSLAKQFYQQRVDHLFHRFARIGRDFYASEERWWDNPFWATRRNWPDNQPLHQETDPDSLQVVCMPVVSNGLIEEHEVVTTNDQPLGIWHLNGIPMAPVVRALQNRDERVSPQTCLQTGLGMSPEIAEGMTRWLYQNHWLKAVS, encoded by the coding sequence TTGAATAGCTCTACACATAATAAGACAGCCCATATTGTTGTTCTCGGCGGTGGGCCGGCTGGAGGCGCAACGGCGCTGGGGCTAAAAACACTGGGTTATGATGTCACTGTTATAGCGGAGCCCAGACCGTTCAAAGCGGTCGAAGGAGTCTCCGAAAGGGTGGTTGAAGGGTTGAGAAATGCCGGGTTTAAACAGGCTCTGGCTAATCTGCCGCAACCCTCGCCACGGCTGGCCAGCTGGAATGGTGCCACCAACAGTGCCAATACCGAGATGCTGATCAACCGCAATGAGCTGGATCAGGGCATCGGCCGGGATCTGCAGGCGGCGGGCGTTCATCTGGTGCATAGCCGGGTTGGTAAAGTCAGTGAGACGGATGAAGGTTTTTCGGTTGAGCTGAAAGGTTCTGATGTTGCTCAACTGAATGCTGATTTTCTGGTGGAAGCCCGCGGTCGCAGTGCCCCGGCAGCCGGTCTTGAACGGCTGCGGGGCAGTGAAACCGTGTCATTGCTGCAATACTGGCAGGGCGAACCCTGTCAGCCACAGTCTGCCGCCGAAAGCTTTGAGGATGGCTGGGCCTGGATGGCCGCCTGGTCCGATGGCACCCGCTATCTGCAACTGACCTTTGATGTCGCCAGTGCCGATCTGCCGGATAAGGCCCAACTGATAGATCACTGTAACGCTATTCTACGAAACCTGCCCAGTGCACAGTCCTTTATTGCCAACGCTGAACCAACCGGGGTTATCCACGCCCGCACCAGCACACCGATACTCTGTCGTGAGGCAGTCGGCGACAACTGGATCAGGGTAGGGGACGCCGCGATGGCAGTTGACCCGCTATCAGGTAACGGGATTTTTCAGGCGCTTTCCAGCGCTCTGCAGGCACCTGCAGTGATCAATACCCTGCTGCAACACCCCGACAAAAGATCGCTGGCGAAACAGTTTTATCAACAGCGGGTCGATCATCTGTTTCACCGCTTTGCCCGCATCGGTCGGGATTTTTACGCCTCAGAAGAGCGCTGGTGGGATAACCCGTTCTGGGCCACCCGGCGCAACTGGCCCGACAATCAGCCCCTGCATCAGGAAACGGATCCTGACTCACTTCAGGTGGTCTGTATGCCGGTGGTCAGCAACGGACTGATTGAGGAGCATGAGGTGGTCACCACCAATGATCAGCCGCTGGGAATCTGGCATCTGAATGGCATACCGATGGCACCGGTGGTGCGGGCACTACAGAACAGAGATGAGCGTGTGAGTCCGCAGACCTGTCTGCAGACAGGGCTGGGTATGAGTCCTGAAATCGCTGAGGGGATGACCCGCTGGTTGTATCAGAATCACTGGTTGAAGGCTGTAAGTTGA
- a CDS encoding S8 family serine peptidase: MGQKDKILIGLVDSGFGFAGSPPTGIDRVIASQAFRYDEGIVLAPVINDQLGHGSSLLEVIADQAPQAEFAIAQIFSERLATTPAQVAAAIDWLVEQQVDLINLSLGLRNDRDVLRSACERALAAGVIVCASSPAKGDPVYPAAYPGVLRMTGDARCENPQQLSCLKTQYADFGGYVKARNGVIGASAGCAQLTGHIGRYLSEGGAADLASVDRWLESQADYFGVEVRFPSATETNPNSGGSVG, translated from the coding sequence ATGGGGCAGAAGGATAAAATATTGATCGGTCTGGTCGATAGCGGTTTTGGTTTTGCCGGATCACCGCCAACAGGGATTGATCGGGTTATAGCCTCACAGGCATTCAGATATGATGAAGGCATTGTACTAGCTCCGGTCATCAATGATCAGCTGGGGCACGGCTCCTCACTGTTAGAGGTGATAGCTGACCAGGCGCCGCAAGCTGAGTTTGCCATCGCACAGATATTCAGCGAACGTTTAGCCACAACCCCGGCACAGGTAGCCGCCGCCATCGACTGGCTGGTGGAGCAGCAGGTAGATCTGATTAATCTCAGTCTGGGGTTGCGCAATGACCGGGACGTGTTACGTAGTGCCTGCGAGAGAGCGCTGGCCGCCGGGGTGATTGTGTGTGCCTCCTCACCGGCTAAAGGTGATCCGGTTTATCCTGCGGCTTATCCCGGGGTGTTGCGGATGACCGGCGATGCCCGCTGTGAAAATCCGCAGCAGCTCTCCTGTCTGAAAACCCAATACGCGGATTTCGGAGGCTATGTTAAAGCCCGCAACGGCGTGATCGGTGCCAGTGCCGGATGCGCTCAGTTAACCGGCCATATCGGCCGCTATCTGAGTGAAGGCGGCGCTGCCGATCTGGCCTCCGTGGATCGATGGCTGGAGAGTCAGGCGGACTATTTTGGTGTTGAAGTCCGTTTTCCATCGGCCACAGAGACTAATCCAAACAGTGGAGGGTCGGTCGGTTGA
- a CDS encoding ABC transporter ATP-binding protein: MIRWLSAAIDGQDRGRLEEAFRWLYTFVRPQSKAIIGLMLLSVFASALVLLQPWLTKLLIDEGLLAKDYGMLVTMAVAMILVGIISTGLSGINRYLHTRLSGKILFSLREHLYEHLQILSPQFFGGRRIGDILSRLDGDVSQIQRFAVDSMFSALSSVLGLVGALALLVTLSWKLSLLVLVLIPLEILWLRWMRRKVERQTRIIRERSADLSSFLVETLPAMKFIQAVSQEKRESRKLHNLSDSYLTDLLKLQVTEFFTQAIPGTLTSLTRATAFLIGGYWVIQGQWQLGSLIAFSTYLGMATGPVQSLLGLYVAIQRMSVSLDRVMDLRRAEPDITTPEQPASLAEDMRGEISFDRVSFSYEGRNEPILNHATTVFPAGASIALTGPSGVGKSTVIDLLMRYYDPEHGRIFIDGVNLKQLPPMALRKRVALVSQDITLFRGTLMENIRYAAPEASDADVRAAAEQAQLTELVSSLPMGLETPLGERGSQLSGGQKQRLAIARAILQQPAILILDEATSAVDEATETEVIANVNRIFAGKTRILISHRASTLSGVDLRIELNNGQLVAENSLPEVS, from the coding sequence ATGATCAGATGGCTAAGTGCTGCAATTGATGGCCAGGACCGGGGGCGTTTAGAAGAGGCGTTCCGTTGGTTGTATACTTTTGTCAGGCCTCAGTCGAAGGCGATTATCGGCCTGATGCTGCTGTCGGTATTTGCCTCAGCGCTGGTGTTGTTGCAACCCTGGCTGACCAAACTGTTGATTGACGAAGGCCTGCTGGCAAAAGATTATGGCATGCTGGTGACCATGGCCGTGGCGATGATTCTGGTCGGCATTATCAGTACCGGGCTCTCCGGTATCAATCGTTATCTGCATACCCGGCTGTCGGGTAAGATCCTGTTCTCCCTGCGCGAACATCTCTATGAACATCTGCAAATCCTGTCACCGCAGTTTTTTGGTGGACGGCGGATAGGCGATATTCTGTCCCGGCTGGATGGCGATGTATCACAGATTCAGCGCTTTGCGGTGGATAGCATGTTCTCCGCGCTGAGCAGTGTGCTGGGGCTGGTGGGTGCGCTGGCGTTATTGGTGACCCTGTCCTGGAAGCTGTCACTGCTGGTACTGGTGCTGATTCCACTGGAGATTCTCTGGCTGCGCTGGATGCGGCGAAAAGTGGAACGTCAGACACGGATCATTCGCGAGCGTTCGGCCGATCTCAGCTCTTTTTTGGTGGAAACCCTGCCGGCGATGAAGTTTATTCAGGCGGTCTCTCAGGAAAAAAGGGAATCCCGCAAACTGCATAACCTCAGTGACAGCTATCTGACCGATCTTTTGAAGCTGCAGGTGACTGAATTTTTTACCCAGGCAATTCCTGGAACACTCACTTCACTGACCCGCGCTACGGCCTTCCTGATTGGCGGTTACTGGGTGATTCAGGGGCAGTGGCAACTGGGTTCGCTGATCGCATTTTCGACTTACCTGGGGATGGCGACCGGTCCGGTGCAGAGCCTTTTAGGTTTATATGTGGCGATTCAGCGGATGTCGGTCAGCCTCGACCGGGTGATGGATCTGCGTCGGGCTGAACCGGATATTACTACGCCCGAACAACCGGCTTCACTGGCAGAGGATATGCGTGGAGAGATCAGTTTCGATCGGGTTAGTTTTAGTTATGAAGGCCGTAATGAGCCGATTCTGAATCATGCCACTACAGTGTTTCCCGCTGGTGCCAGCATCGCCCTGACCGGGCCCTCAGGCGTGGGTAAATCCACCGTAATTGATCTGTTGATGCGCTATTACGATCCAGAGCATGGGCGCATTTTTATCGATGGAGTCAATCTTAAGCAGCTGCCGCCGATGGCGCTGCGTAAGCGGGTGGCGCTGGTGAGCCAGGATATCACTCTGTTCCGTGGCACCCTGATGGAGAACATCCGTTACGCAGCCCCTGAGGCCAGTGATGCAGACGTGCGGGCGGCGGCTGAACAGGCCCAGTTGACTGAGTTGGTCAGCTCCCTGCCGATGGGGCTGGAGACGCCGCTGGGAGAGCGGGGCAGTCAGTTGTCCGGTGGTCAGAAGCAGCGGCTGGCGATTGCCCGGGCGATTCTGCAACAACCGGCTATTCTGATTCTGGATGAGGCCACCTCGGCCGTGGACGAAGCGACGGAAACGGAAGTGATCGCTAATGTTAACCGTATCTTTGCCGGTAAGACCCGCATCCTGATCAGTCACCGGGCCTCAACCCTCAGTGGGGTGGATCTGCGCATCGAACTGAATAATGGTCAGTTGGTGGCTGAAAACAGTCTGCCGGAGGTGAGCTGA
- the peaD gene encoding quinohemoprotein amine dehydrogenase subunit beta encodes MKFTHKIKAAALIGAVSTVALMSGCSMNPSASLNGMKGGGHEYLLTVTRPNQLHVIDTETKQVIRSCDVPGIFGQGTVEPSPDGRIAYVGTNKWEDVAGFDITNCEMVFFAKQSDNNVTVKSFVSLAVSRDGKELYTIQNPTRKLNDRYEVMQPQLAVFDTSAGLDAKPIRTFPVDRQITKIMAMDTGEVILGGNDLQAINPQNGEIRMLSKLQNWDRAGDKWVQPDAFAMHSLGEHVDEFIMPYFTIKWNGDPGDMEKAEFWWGMSRVDLKTGEVEQTETVPFEFIVFNFITDPADSNILYGAFNTLSKHDISEKKTLAVHNMDHTYYNLNMTHDRTIYVGGTSSDISIHDPETLEKIGSIQLPGDMSTSAMRIAYLK; translated from the coding sequence ATGAAATTTACCCATAAAATAAAAGCCGCAGCGCTGATTGGCGCTGTGAGTACGGTTGCGCTGATGTCCGGTTGTTCAATGAACCCATCCGCATCGCTCAATGGTATGAAAGGTGGTGGTCATGAGTATTTGCTGACGGTGACCCGTCCGAACCAGCTTCATGTCATCGATACGGAAACTAAACAGGTTATTCGCAGCTGTGATGTCCCCGGTATTTTTGGTCAGGGTACCGTTGAACCCTCGCCGGATGGTCGGATCGCCTACGTCGGCACCAATAAATGGGAAGACGTTGCCGGATTTGATATTACCAACTGTGAGATGGTCTTCTTTGCCAAACAGTCGGATAACAATGTCACGGTAAAAAGCTTTGTTTCTCTGGCGGTCAGCCGGGATGGCAAGGAGCTGTACACCATACAGAACCCAACCCGTAAACTGAATGACCGGTATGAAGTGATGCAGCCTCAACTGGCTGTTTTCGATACCAGTGCCGGACTTGATGCCAAGCCGATCAGAACCTTTCCGGTAGACCGGCAGATTACTAAAATCATGGCGATGGATACCGGTGAAGTTATCCTCGGTGGTAATGATTTGCAGGCGATCAATCCGCAAAACGGTGAGATTCGTATGCTGAGTAAGCTGCAGAACTGGGATAGAGCTGGTGATAAGTGGGTGCAGCCCGATGCGTTTGCTATGCATTCCTTGGGAGAGCATGTTGATGAGTTTATCATGCCGTACTTCACCATTAAGTGGAATGGCGATCCGGGTGATATGGAGAAAGCCGAATTCTGGTGGGGAATGAGCCGGGTTGATCTGAAAACCGGTGAAGTTGAACAGACTGAAACCGTCCCTTTTGAGTTCATTGTCTTCAACTTCATCACAGATCCGGCAGATAGCAATATTCTCTACGGTGCATTTAATACACTGTCTAAACACGATATTAGTGAGAAGAAAACGCTGGCTGTACATAATATGGATCATACCTATTACAACCTGAATATGACTCATGACCGCACTATTTATGTGGGTGGTACGTCCAGTGATATCTCGATCCATGATCCGGAAACCCTGGAAAAAATTGGTTCAATCCAGTTACCGGGCGATATGTCTACTTCTGCTATGCGAATCGCTTATCTGAAGTAG
- the qhpC gene encoding quinohemoprotein amine dehydrogenase subunit gamma produces MKHLKSFNKKAKMLDQTTSPDQVEEVVAMQSVVGCTSTNDPGWEVDPFGGLGSLCQPMESDLYGCADACWWPAQVPDTMSNYPDWSQDVSKANEDWRKLDGIFPEEQK; encoded by the coding sequence ATGAAACATCTGAAGTCGTTTAACAAAAAAGCGAAAATGCTTGATCAGACTACCTCCCCGGATCAGGTGGAAGAAGTCGTCGCGATGCAGTCTGTGGTGGGCTGTACCTCCACCAACGATCCGGGCTGGGAAGTCGATCCCTTCGGTGGTCTGGGCTCCCTGTGTCAGCCGATGGAATCCGACCTCTACGGTTGTGCTGATGCCTGTTGGTGGCCGGCCCAGGTGCCCGACACCATGAGCAACTATCCTGACTGGTCTCAGGATGTGTCTAAGGCCAATGAAGACTGGCGCAAGCTGGATGGCATTTTCCCGGAAGAGCAGAAGTAA
- the peaB gene encoding quinohemoprotein amine dehydrogenase maturation protein, translating into MGSLTLVKPNLHLVDVEERRMLFHVPTSSLFELDGLGRELIELFSSETEVSALQIRDRFDGRFSAGDVVDTLEELKTLKIIAEAGTWAQINNEPKPVKQFPLTTIVLNTNTGCNLSCTYCYKEDLTTPSKGDKMSFDTAVQSVEMMLKESPDQRQYNVVFFGGEPLTNMPLIRNVVAYCEERFATLEAEVSFTMTTNATMLNEELVDWFNEHRFGLTISMDGPKAMHDKNRITVGGQGTYDVVKQKAQMLLSRYTARPIGCRVTLTRGITDVEAIFDHLYHDLGFSEVGFGPVTSGDITSFNLTAEEMVEVFAGMKRLGQKYLDAALEGKNLGYGNMHMLMTDIHEGNKKQLPCGAGVGLLAVDTKGGINLCHRFTGSDQPLFGDVSEGLDKPALAEFVETRLDRSDTGCETCRIRNICSGGCYHESYAKYGDATVPSYHYCDLLRDWVDFGVEAYTRIMIENPGFFEAHVSPRRSA; encoded by the coding sequence ATGGGATCTTTAACTCTGGTAAAACCCAACCTGCATCTGGTTGATGTAGAGGAACGCAGGATGTTGTTCCATGTGCCGACCAGCAGCCTGTTTGAGCTGGATGGGCTGGGACGGGAGCTGATCGAACTGTTCTCATCTGAAACGGAAGTGTCTGCACTGCAGATTCGTGACCGCTTTGATGGCCGGTTCAGCGCCGGTGATGTGGTAGATACTCTGGAAGAGTTAAAGACGCTGAAGATCATTGCTGAAGCGGGTACCTGGGCTCAGATCAATAATGAGCCAAAGCCGGTGAAGCAGTTTCCGCTGACCACCATCGTACTGAACACCAATACCGGTTGTAACCTCAGCTGCACGTACTGCTACAAAGAGGATCTGACCACCCCGTCAAAGGGTGACAAGATGAGCTTTGACACAGCGGTGCAGTCGGTTGAGATGATGCTGAAAGAGTCTCCGGACCAGCGTCAGTACAACGTGGTGTTTTTTGGTGGCGAGCCACTCACCAACATGCCGCTGATCCGTAATGTGGTGGCCTACTGTGAAGAGCGTTTCGCGACGCTGGAAGCGGAGGTGAGTTTCACCATGACCACCAACGCCACCATGCTTAACGAAGAACTGGTGGACTGGTTTAACGAGCACCGTTTTGGCCTGACTATCTCGATGGACGGTCCCAAGGCGATGCACGATAAAAACCGAATTACCGTGGGCGGTCAGGGCACTTACGATGTGGTAAAGCAGAAGGCGCAGATGTTGCTTTCCCGCTATACCGCACGGCCGATCGGTTGCCGGGTTACTCTGACCCGGGGTATTACCGATGTGGAAGCGATCTTCGACCATCTTTATCACGATCTTGGTTTTTCTGAAGTCGGATTTGGCCCGGTCACCTCCGGTGATATTACCTCTTTTAACCTCACTGCCGAAGAGATGGTTGAGGTCTTTGCCGGAATGAAGCGTCTGGGGCAAAAGTATCTTGATGCTGCTCTGGAAGGCAAAAATCTGGGTTACGGCAATATGCATATGCTGATGACCGATATCCATGAGGGCAACAAGAAACAGCTGCCCTGTGGTGCCGGTGTTGGCTTGCTGGCGGTGGATACCAAAGGCGGTATCAACCTGTGCCACCGGTTTACCGGGTCTGATCAGCCATTATTCGGCGATGTCAGTGAGGGGCTGGATAAACCGGCGCTGGCTGAGTTTGTCGAAACCCGTCTTGATCGCAGTGATACCGGTTGCGAAACCTGCCGTATCCGCAATATCTGTTCCGGCGGTTGTTATCACGAAAGTTATGCAAAATACGGTGATGCGACCGTACCCTCCTACCATTATTGCGATCTGCTACGTGACTGGGTTGATTTCGGAGTCGAGGCGTACACCCGCATCATGATAGAGAATCCGGGCTTTTTTGAAGCCCATGTCTCTCCTAGAAGGAGTGCTTAA